The segment TTTTTAGAAAATAAAGTGGTATAATCAAATCAGTAGATATATAAAAATAGAAGTAAAAACAATGATATTAGATAGTAATTCTCATTCAGTGTTTTCGCTGTATTATCACTTGGTTCTTGTTGTAAAATATAGAAGAAATGTATTCGATGATACAATATCTGATTTTGCTAAAGAGATGTTTGTAAGAATTGGAAGCTCATATCACATTACCTTAGTACAATGGAATCACGATAAAGACCATGTGCATATAATGTTCAA is part of the Candidatus Fusobacterium pullicola genome and harbors:
- the tnpA gene encoding IS200/IS605 family transposase; its protein translation is MILDSNSHSVFSLYYHLVLVVKYRRNVFDDTISDFAKEMFVRIGSSYHITLVQWNHDKDHVHIMF